Proteins co-encoded in one Populus trichocarpa isolate Nisqually-1 chromosome 10, P.trichocarpa_v4.1, whole genome shotgun sequence genomic window:
- the LOC7497970 gene encoding tubby-like F-box protein 3 isoform X2, translated as MENGTHFWEFKPGPREQLLQCFIKRCRSTQTYRLYLSLNNALTEDGKFLLAARKCRRPTCTDYIISLDTDDMSKGSNTYAGKLRSNFLGTKFTVFDGQPPHAGAKMTKSYSSRLVNLKQVSPRVPTGNYPVANISYELNVLGSRGPRRMHCIMDAIPAAAIEPGGVAPTQTEFYHHSADFFPSLLFFRSKSNRVERVESFQSGPLSSQREGALVLRNKAPRWHEQLQCWCLNFHGRVTVASVKNFQLVASQENGPAGPEHENIILQFGKVGKDLFTMDYRYPISAFQAFAICLSSFDTKIACE; from the exons ATGGAGAATGGAACTCATTTCTGGGAATTTAAA CCTGGTCCAAGGGAACAACTCCTCCAGTGCTTCATAAAGCGTTGCAGGTCCACTCAAACGTACCGTCTCTATCTCAGTTTAAATAATG CATTAACTGAAGACGGGAAGTTCCTTCTTGCTGCACGCAAGTGTAGACGCCCCACCTGCACAGATTATATCATCTCTCTAGATACTGATGATATGTCAAAGGGAAGCAATACTTATGCTGGGAAACTTAG ATCCAATTTTCTAGGAACCAAGTTCACAGTCTTTGATGGGCAGCCACCTCATGCTGGAGCCAAGATGACAAAAAGTTACTCCTCTAGGCTGGTAAATTTGAAACAAGTTTCTCCAAGGGTCCCTACTGGCAACTACCCAGTTGCTAACATCTCATATGAATTAAATGTACTGGGTTCCAG GGGTCCTAGGAGAATGCATTGCATTATGGACGCCATCCCTGCTGCTGCCATTGAACCTGGTGGAGTAGCTCCCACACAGACTGAGTTCTATCATCACAGTGCAGATTTCTTTCCATCACTCCTGTTTTTCCGGTCAAAGTCAAACCGTGTTGAGAGGGTTGAGAGCTTTCAATCAGGACCCTTGTCCAGTCAGAGAGAAGGAGCTTTGGTACTGAGAAACAAGGCTCCAAGGTGGCATGAGCAGCTCCAGTGTTGGTGTTTGAACTTCCATGGACGAGTTACAGTTGCTTCAGTGAAAAACTTCCAGCTGGTCGCTTCCCAAGAAAATGGCCCAGCCGGGCCAGAACATGAGAATATTATCCTTCAATTTGGTAAAGTGGGAAAGGATTTGTTTACCATGGATTACCGTTATCCAATCTCTGCATTCCAAGCATTTGCAATTTGCCTCAGTAGCTTCGACACCAAAATAGCTTGTGAATGA
- the LOC7497970 gene encoding tubby-like F-box protein 3 isoform X1, with translation MPALKSIINRSTSHRVVQYSSAPELNLFAAGGAAETASCWANLPQELLREVLVRIEESESSWPPRKNVVACAGVCRSWRHITKDLVKVPELSGKITFPISVKQPGPREQLLQCFIKRCRSTQTYRLYLSLNNALTEDGKFLLAARKCRRPTCTDYIISLDTDDMSKGSNTYAGKLRSNFLGTKFTVFDGQPPHAGAKMTKSYSSRLVNLKQVSPRVPTGNYPVANISYELNVLGSRGPRRMHCIMDAIPAAAIEPGGVAPTQTEFYHHSADFFPSLLFFRSKSNRVERVESFQSGPLSSQREGALVLRNKAPRWHEQLQCWCLNFHGRVTVASVKNFQLVASQENGPAGPEHENIILQFGKVGKDLFTMDYRYPISAFQAFAICLSSFDTKIACE, from the exons ATGCCAGCGCTTAAGAGTATAATTAACAGGTCAACATCACACAGGGTGGTCCAGTACAGCTCAGCACCGGAGCTGAACCTTTTTGCCGCTGGCGGTGCTGCAGAGACTGCTTCATGTTGGGCTAATTTGCCACAAGAGTTGTTAAGAGAAGTGCTTGTTAGAATAGAAGAATCAGAGAGTAGTTGGCCACCAAGAAAAAATGTGGTGGCTTGTGCAGGTGTTTGTAGGAGTTGGAGACATATAACTAAAGATTTAGTTAAAGTCCCTGAACTTTCTGGCAAAATCACTTTTCCGATCTCTGTCAAGCAG CCTGGTCCAAGGGAACAACTCCTCCAGTGCTTCATAAAGCGTTGCAGGTCCACTCAAACGTACCGTCTCTATCTCAGTTTAAATAATG CATTAACTGAAGACGGGAAGTTCCTTCTTGCTGCACGCAAGTGTAGACGCCCCACCTGCACAGATTATATCATCTCTCTAGATACTGATGATATGTCAAAGGGAAGCAATACTTATGCTGGGAAACTTAG ATCCAATTTTCTAGGAACCAAGTTCACAGTCTTTGATGGGCAGCCACCTCATGCTGGAGCCAAGATGACAAAAAGTTACTCCTCTAGGCTGGTAAATTTGAAACAAGTTTCTCCAAGGGTCCCTACTGGCAACTACCCAGTTGCTAACATCTCATATGAATTAAATGTACTGGGTTCCAG GGGTCCTAGGAGAATGCATTGCATTATGGACGCCATCCCTGCTGCTGCCATTGAACCTGGTGGAGTAGCTCCCACACAGACTGAGTTCTATCATCACAGTGCAGATTTCTTTCCATCACTCCTGTTTTTCCGGTCAAAGTCAAACCGTGTTGAGAGGGTTGAGAGCTTTCAATCAGGACCCTTGTCCAGTCAGAGAGAAGGAGCTTTGGTACTGAGAAACAAGGCTCCAAGGTGGCATGAGCAGCTCCAGTGTTGGTGTTTGAACTTCCATGGACGAGTTACAGTTGCTTCAGTGAAAAACTTCCAGCTGGTCGCTTCCCAAGAAAATGGCCCAGCCGGGCCAGAACATGAGAATATTATCCTTCAATTTGGTAAAGTGGGAAAGGATTTGTTTACCATGGATTACCGTTATCCAATCTCTGCATTCCAAGCATTTGCAATTTGCCTCAGTAGCTTCGACACCAAAATAGCTTGTGAATGA